Proteins encoded within one genomic window of Anopheles gambiae chromosome 3, idAnoGambNW_F1_1, whole genome shotgun sequence:
- the LOC1275659 gene encoding phosphoglycerate kinase isoform X1, with the protein MALNKLSIENVDLKGKRVFMRVDFNVPIKEGKITSNQRIVAALDSIKFALEKGAKSVVLASHLGRPDGNKNVKYTLAPVADELKKLLGRDVTFLNDCVGAEVEAACKDPAPGSVILLENVRFYVEEEGKGVDASGNKVREQLGAAYHHSNGGAETIDRGLKIVPALFTAAGGHTEIITRTIPHALHNELTFAFPLCFFSRWLGNAQVKADKDKVKTFRESLAKLGDVYVNDAFGTAHRAHSSMMGEGYSQRAAGLLLNKELRYFSQALDNPPRPFLAILGGAKVADKIQLIENLLDKVNEMIIGGGMAFTFLKVLNNMEIGGSLFDAEGAKIVQNLVDKAKKNNVQLHLPVDFVTGDKFAEDAATGEATVASGIPAGHMGLDIGPKSREAFAAPIARSKIIVWNGPPGVFEFPNFANGTKSLMDGVVAATKAGTVSIIGGGDTASCCAKWGTESQVSHVSTGGGASLELLEGKVLPGVDALSSA; encoded by the exons ATGGCTCTCAACAAGCTTAGCATCGAAAACGTCGATCTGAAGGGCAAGCGGGTGTTTATGCG TGTCGATTTCAACGTCCCCATCAAGGAGGGCAAAATTACCAGCAATCAGCGCATTGTGGCCGCGCTCGACAGCATCAAGTTTGCGCTCGAGAAGGGTGCCAAGTCGGTGGTGCTGGCGTCCCATCTGGGCCGCCCGGATGGTAACAAAAACGTCAAGTACACGCTTGCCCCGGTAGCGGACGAGCTGAAGAAGCTGCTCGGGCGTGATGTAACCTTCCTGAACGATTGCGTCGGGGCGGAGGTGGAGGCGGCCTGCAAGGATCCGGCTCCGGGTTCGGTCATCCTGCTGGAAAACGTCCGCTTCTACGTGGAGGAGGAAGGCAAGGGTGTCGATGCGAGCGGCAATAAGGTAAGGGAGCAGCTGGGTGCAGCTTATCACCATAGCAACGGGGGTGCGGAGACAATAGACAGAGGGCTAAAAATAGTGCCTGCTTTGTTTACTGCCGCTGGCGGGCACACTGAGATTATCACCCGAACAATCCCCCATGCATTGCATAATGAACTCACTTTCGCTTTTCccctttgtttcttttctcgATGGCTCGGGAATGCACAGGTTAAGGCCGACAAAGATAAGGTGAAAACATTCCGCGAAAGCTTGGCCAAGCTGGGCGACGTGTACGTGAACGATGCGTTCGGTACGGCCCACCGTGCCCACAGCTCGATGATGGGCGAGGGCTACAGCCAGCGGGCGGCCGGTCTGCTGCTGAACAAGGAGCTGCGCTACTTCTCGCAGGCGCTCGACAACCCGCCCCGCCCGTTCCTGGCCATCCTGGGCGGCGCGAAGGTGGCGGACAAGATCCAGCTGATCGAGAACCTGCTGGACAAGGTGAACGAAATGATCATCGGCGGCGGCATGGCGTTCACCTTCCTGAAGGTGCTGAACAACATGGAGATCGGCGGCTCGCTGTTCGATGCCGAGGGGGCCAAGATCGTGCAGAACCTGGTGGACAAGGCGAAGAAGAACAATGTGCAGCTGCACCTCCCGGTTGACTTTGTGACGGGCGACAAGTTCGCGGAGGATGCGGCGACCGGCGAGGCCACGGTGGCCAGCGGCATCCCGGCCGGCCACATGGGCCTGGACATTGGGCCGAAGTCGCGCGAAGCGTTCGCGGCCCCGATCGCCCGCTCCAAGATCATCGTCTGGAACGGACCGCCCGGTGTGTTCGAGTTCCCCAACTTTGCCAACGGCACCAAGTCGCTGATGGATGGGGTGGTGGCGGCGACCAAGGCCGGCACGGTCTCGATCATTGGCGGCGGCGATACGGCGTCGTGCTGCGCCAAGTGGGGCACCGAGTCGCAGGTGTCGCACGTGTCGACCGGTGGCGGTGCGTCGCTGGAGCTGCTCGAGGGCAAGGTGCTGCCGGGCGTGGATGCGCTCAGCAGTGCGTAA
- the LOC1275659 gene encoding phosphoglycerate kinase isoform X2 — translation MALNKLSIENVDLKGKRVFMRVDFNVPIKEGKITSNQRIVAALDSIKFALEKGAKSVVLASHLGRPDGNKNVKYTLAPVADELKKLLGRDVTFLNDCVGAEVEAACKDPAPGSVILLENVRFYVEEEGKGVDASGNKVKADKDKVKTFRESLAKLGDVYVNDAFGTAHRAHSSMMGEGYSQRAAGLLLNKELRYFSQALDNPPRPFLAILGGAKVADKIQLIENLLDKVNEMIIGGGMAFTFLKVLNNMEIGGSLFDAEGAKIVQNLVDKAKKNNVQLHLPVDFVTGDKFAEDAATGEATVASGIPAGHMGLDIGPKSREAFAAPIARSKIIVWNGPPGVFEFPNFANGTKSLMDGVVAATKAGTVSIIGGGDTASCCAKWGTESQVSHVSTGGGASLELLEGKVLPGVDALSSA, via the exons ATGGCTCTCAACAAGCTTAGCATCGAAAACGTCGATCTGAAGGGCAAGCGGGTGTTTATGCG TGTCGATTTCAACGTCCCCATCAAGGAGGGCAAAATTACCAGCAATCAGCGCATTGTGGCCGCGCTCGACAGCATCAAGTTTGCGCTCGAGAAGGGTGCCAAGTCGGTGGTGCTGGCGTCCCATCTGGGCCGCCCGGATGGTAACAAAAACGTCAAGTACACGCTTGCCCCGGTAGCGGACGAGCTGAAGAAGCTGCTCGGGCGTGATGTAACCTTCCTGAACGATTGCGTCGGGGCGGAGGTGGAGGCGGCCTGCAAGGATCCGGCTCCGGGTTCGGTCATCCTGCTGGAAAACGTCCGCTTCTACGTGGAGGAGGAAGGCAAGGGTGTCGATGCGAGCGGCAATAAG GTTAAGGCCGACAAAGATAAGGTGAAAACATTCCGCGAAAGCTTGGCCAAGCTGGGCGACGTGTACGTGAACGATGCGTTCGGTACGGCCCACCGTGCCCACAGCTCGATGATGGGCGAGGGCTACAGCCAGCGGGCGGCCGGTCTGCTGCTGAACAAGGAGCTGCGCTACTTCTCGCAGGCGCTCGACAACCCGCCCCGCCCGTTCCTGGCCATCCTGGGCGGCGCGAAGGTGGCGGACAAGATCCAGCTGATCGAGAACCTGCTGGACAAGGTGAACGAAATGATCATCGGCGGCGGCATGGCGTTCACCTTCCTGAAGGTGCTGAACAACATGGAGATCGGCGGCTCGCTGTTCGATGCCGAGGGGGCCAAGATCGTGCAGAACCTGGTGGACAAGGCGAAGAAGAACAATGTGCAGCTGCACCTCCCGGTTGACTTTGTGACGGGCGACAAGTTCGCGGAGGATGCGGCGACCGGCGAGGCCACGGTGGCCAGCGGCATCCCGGCCGGCCACATGGGCCTGGACATTGGGCCGAAGTCGCGCGAAGCGTTCGCGGCCCCGATCGCCCGCTCCAAGATCATCGTCTGGAACGGACCGCCCGGTGTGTTCGAGTTCCCCAACTTTGCCAACGGCACCAAGTCGCTGATGGATGGGGTGGTGGCGGCGACCAAGGCCGGCACGGTCTCGATCATTGGCGGCGGCGATACGGCGTCGTGCTGCGCCAAGTGGGGCACCGAGTCGCAGGTGTCGCACGTGTCGACCGGTGGCGGTGCGTCGCTGGAGCTGCTCGAGGGCAAGGTGCTGCCGGGCGTGGATGCGCTCAGCAGTGCGTAA